tactgttaTTTTTTGGAtgctgggactcaaggtagcttagaaaaaaaggaaagtaaggcctgttacagactgccaaaataaagctgctttgggtctctttggaggtatactgtttaaattatgcatgcaccctaagaatctggaagctgcaccaaagctgccctccagtgcttaggaatggagtgtggctttggcgcgacctctggactcttaggacccatgcgtcatttaaatagcatacctccaaagagacccaaagcagctttattttggcagtctgtaacaggcctaagtgtccACAGAGCAGAGAAAGCATGCGTGGCTAACTcccaacccacaaaaaactatggatgccggccacgaaagcctttaaCTCCCAACCATTTCTTACCTAGATCGGCGCTCTGTACGTCTTTGCCTCGCAAGGTCACCAGGTTGGCGATGGAGGTGTTGAAACGAACTGTCCGGTTCGGAGACTCTTTCTGAGGGGCAGGGAGCCCAGGCGCAGGAGGCCGCACCTGCCAGTCAATACCTGGAAACAAGTGCGTCAAAACTAAGTTCTCTTTCACACAACGCagtgatgctgctttaactggcaCGTCTCCTTCCTAGGGATtatcgggatttgtagtttcatgagccgTTCCACATTCTTCCCTGCTACGGATGGCGCTACTGCTTCACCAAAGTAcacatccctggattccataagatgcaaccatggcagttaaaagtggtatcaaagggatctaggagtctgcCCAACTCAGGGCAAGTTCATCTCTAAAGACTTTGAGTGTGTAAGAATGGCTCCTCCTGTTGGGGTTAGATGGTCCAATGaagggcttgggaaagttacttattTGAACTACAGATCTTTGAAGCCCACAGCCAGCCATGCTCAGGCTATGGAACTACATTCTGAGACTTGCGGTTAGAGGAGGTATTTAGTAGAGAATTTTAAATTCCTTAATCCTGTCAACCTTTCTGAACTCTAGCCAAGGGTGCAACTTTAACGCCTGTCGTCTTTCACCTGTAGACACCATTTAATATAGGAGGCTCCACGCCGGATGCGGTCTGGATTCGTCGGTGGCCCCTTACCTTCTTCCATTTTTGCGTTTGCGATGAGCATCTGCCGCAGGTGTTTCAGGAGCCCAGGCCACGCGAACGTCGTAAAGGGGAGGGAATTTTCAGACATTTGAGGAATGTTCCGGAGACCCAACATCTTGAACTCGGGATGGGGAACAAGAACTTCCATTAGACTCCctaaggagaagggggaaaacaaGACAGGCATAGATAGCCTAGTAAGGAGGCCTGAGTGCTAGTAACTTAGAGACGTCTCTAAGTTGTGTAGTTAACACCACATACCTAGGGGACTTCTGTTGTAGTGGGTGGCTCCTTCGGAGTAAGCCGGCTGGAATACACTCCCCAGTTGATGTGCAATGACTCGGTTGACGTCCCGGAAAGAGATCTGCTTGATGTTCATAAGCTGCCCACAGATCTTGTGGACGGCATCGTTTTCGTGAACCAGGATGGCATCGGAGGACTGGTAAAGGTGCGAGAGGGTCAAGATGGCATTGTAGTTCTGCACAATTACCTGGAAAAGAAGAGGATGCATTAAAGGAGAGGCTCTAAAGGCATCGACTTCATGGGTTCACCATTTTCCTCATGGAGGATACAAAACTGCCTTTGGGGAGGAGCAAAAGGAAGAGCCAGAACTTGGAGATACTACCTTGGagggggctacaactcccagaatcccctggacaGAAGCTAGGGGATCTTGGGAGTTGGGGTCCTCACAAAATTATAGTGTCTCCAAGTAATGGATGGAGTACACACTTGGTATGGAGACTATCTGAAAGGTTTCCACATGGGAGTATGACAGCTGGGATACCTTCAGTAGCTTTGGTTCCCTGCACATTTGCATCTATTGGTCTCTGAAAGAGCACTTGCTTACTACTTAGAAAGTACTAGTCTATTCTGACAAAATATATTTCCCTGTATGACCCTACAAGGGCTCTTAGACCCCCAGAAAATGCCGTTCTTTCAGTCCCACCGCATTCACAAATACACTCATAGGGATGTGAAGTAGGACTACTCCAGGTTCTGGAACTTGCTTCTTAAGGTTGTGTTGTGGCCAGCTTAACTCCATTTCTATGTTGGATCTGCAGCATGTTTTAACCGTACTGTGCGCCTTGAGTCCTGGCCTTTGTGGAAACGGCCGGTTAAAAATAAATAGGATGATAATCTATTGATATTGATAATACTAATACAGTTGTTAACAGAGCTGCAACATTCACCTCACCGGTTCCATAGGGCCAGATGACATGGTTGAGCAGGAATGAGGTGGGATATGTGTCTTTGAGGTCTGCGGTCACAAAGGCACCCAGGCCTGATCCGGTTCCGCCAGCCATGCTCATGATGGTGAGAAATCCACTCAGTCGGTCGCATTTCTCGGCCTCTTTCCGGACCAAGTTCATTATCGCTTCTTTGTGTTTGGGCCCATGGACGCAGTAACTAGAACACAAAAAAAGTgaagttgggtatgtatatagtATGTGACTCCAAGGAGGACACATGCTCATAGTTCTCCATCATCACTGCATTCTCTATTTTTAATGAGCAAGTTTCAtcagcagaggt
This Sceloporus undulatus isolate JIND9_A2432 ecotype Alabama chromosome 11, SceUnd_v1.1, whole genome shotgun sequence DNA region includes the following protein-coding sequences:
- the TUBD1 gene encoding tubulin delta chain isoform X2; translation: MSSGPMEPVIVQNYNAILTLSHLYQSSDAILVHENDAVHKICGQLMNIKQISFRDVNRVIAHQLGSVFQPAYSEGATHYNRSPLGSLMEVLVPHPEFKMLGLRNIPQMSENSLPFTTFAWPGLLKHLRQMLIANAKMEEGIDWQVRPPAPGLPAPQKESPNRTVRFNTSIANLVTLRGKDVQSADLGGFRDPALYTSWLNAPEDTLTIWKTPRAFNRYEKSASLVSNSQFLLKPLDGVVGKAWKMFASKAYVHQYAKFGLDEDAFLDSFTTLEQVISSYASL
- the TUBD1 gene encoding tubulin delta chain isoform X1 encodes the protein MSIVTIQLGQCGNQVGREVFDTICADLRSGQGLCSKKENDSYQAACEERFFSEEKPGVLAARAVLVDMEPKVIGQTLSVASKSGSWTYDHRSQFCQKQGSGNNWANGYCVHGPKHKEAIMNLVRKEAEKCDRLSGFLTIMSMAGGTGSGLGAFVTADLKDTYPTSFLLNHVIWPYGTGEVIVQNYNAILTLSHLYQSSDAILVHENDAVHKICGQLMNIKQISFRDVNRVIAHQLGSVFQPAYSEGATHYNRSPLGSLMEVLVPHPEFKMLGLRNIPQMSENSLPFTTFAWPGLLKHLRQMLIANAKMEEGIDWQVRPPAPGLPAPQKESPNRTVRFNTSIANLVTLRGKDVQSADLGGFRDPALYTSWLNAPEDTLTIWKTPRAFNRYEKSASLVSNSQFLLKPLDGVVGKAWKMFASKAYVHQYAKFGLDEDAFLDSFTTLEQVISSYASL